Proteins encoded in a region of the Sugiyamaella lignohabitans strain CBS 10342 chromosome B, complete sequence genome:
- the smb1 gene encoding Sm snRNP core protein Smb1, with protein sequence MNLVLSDTEEFRTTKKSKIEERRTLGLIILRGETVISVSIESSPTNSDTAGRLGVIKPGPGSARGITRGSAPPSGPSLVGPVRTSAPAGLPAGFGPPPGFQPPPGFGGR encoded by the coding sequence ATGAACCTTGTATTATCAGATACGGAAGAATTTCGTACGACaaaaaagagcaaaattgaggaaagaagaactttAGGACTGATCATTTTAAGGGGTGAGACGGTAATCTCAGTTAGCATCGAGTCTTCACCCACAAATTCAGATACAGCTGGAAGATTGGGCGTGATAAAACCTGGTCCTGGTTCTGCGAGAGGCATTACTCGAGGCTCTGCACCACCATCAGGGCCTTCGCTAGTTGGCCCCGTTCGTAcctcagcaccagctggACTGCCAGCGGGCTTTGGTCCTCCTCCCGGATTTCAGCCACCTCCAGGCTTTGGGGGTCGATAG